Part of the Cuniculiplasma divulgatum genome, CTTATTTTCTGGTATTTTATATTTTTCAGCCTCTTCCTTACTCACGTAAGAACCAAAAGGGAGCTTGATTTCTGGATGACTGTGAAATCTTCTTAATTTATATGACTTATCTGTGTATTCTGTAATTATATTTGTTTTTATATATCCCTTAACGTGATCCTGAGATTGGATCAGCGAATAGGCATCTCCCCTTTCCAGAAGATCAAATTTCTCTCCAAAAACAACCTGAGTTTCTCGTTCAGATTCAAACATCGCCTTACTTCTTAAATCTCCTACACCTATTCTTATCTGATACATTCTGCAATATAGCCCTTAGGGATATGAAACTTATTATTGCTATCTGACCTTTATAATGAAAAATCTGGTTCTTTGGAGAATATATTTCATGTTAGTAAAGTTCACTCTAAAGTTCACTCAAAGCTTAATACAACTTTTATGCTTTTGTGTAAACAGACAAAATATGTGATTAAATCTAAGGTATAATATTGTTGGAGATTATTTAATAAAAAAATACGAAGGGAAGAATATGAATGTTGCAAATGTAGTAATCTTATTAGGATGCAGGTCCTCTGGATGCTCCCCTACTGAGGAGCTTAAGGGAAGAGTTAAGGAGACGGTTAATCTTTACAGATCATTGAAAGAAAAAGCTGTTATAATTCCATCAGGGGGAGTCTCAGAAGATGGTTGTGGTTTATCAGAAGCCGAATTTATGTTAAGGGAACTTTTAAAATATAATATTCCAAGAGAGAGAATATTCTTAGAGGAAAAAGCCAAAACCACAATTGGCAATGCATTCTTTTCAAAACTGCTTATTGAAAGTAATAATATTGAGTATGAAATGATTCATATCGTAAGTTCGTGCTACCACATGGATAGATCAGAGCTCATTTTCAAGAGCATATTTTCAACAGAAAACATTGGAAAGGGATATTGTTTTGGTCATGTTCAGGAAAGAGAAAGCGAGATTGATAAACTGAAGAGAGATTCTTCTATTCTGGAAAAGATGAAGGGAAAATCAGCAGAATATATAGAAAACACTTTTAGGGAATATCTTTAGTTTAAGTTTGTAATTTTAAGAGTTAAACATAACCTTAATCCTTTAAAGTTTTAGCAGACTCGTAGAATTTTGTGTGCCTGACAATGTCCTGGAAATTATCCTTCTCCCTTATTGTTATTAGTTTCCCATCACTGATCAGTAATTCCATTGGAAGTAACCTGCCGTTATAGTTGCTTGCCATAGACATTGTGTAAGCCCCGCAGTTGAAGACTGCAACTATATCACCTATTTGTGGCTCCTGCAGCATTACATCCTTCCCGATCCTGTCAGTGTTTTCGCAGATTTGTCCTGTTACATCAGTTTTAAATTTTCGTTCTTCGTTCATCCTGTTTGCTATGAGTATATGGTGATAGGCTCCGTAAAGAGCTGGTCTCATAAGTATGTTCATCCCTATATCTGTACCCGTGAAGTTTGACTCCTGTCTTTTAACGTCTGTAATTTTACCCACTAACAATCCTGAGTTGGAGCTTATGTATCTACCGGGTTCAATCACGAGCCTTGGTATTTCCCGACCTTTTTCTGTGTAAAATGCTTTGAATACGTCAGCTATGTTTTTGGCTGTGTCCATAACATCCAGTTCATCCTCTTCAGGTCTGTATGGTACACCAAATCCTCCTCCCATATCCACAAATTCGAATTCAATACCAAGCTCTTCCTCGAAATTTTTAACAACTTCCAGAATCTTTTGAGCAACTAATTTAAAATGGTCGGCGTTTCTTACGTTTGATCCAGCCATAACGTGGATTCCGAACATCCTGCATCCCTTTTCCTTTGCCTCCCTGTAACCCTGTAATGCAAGCTCCGGAATTTCTCCAAATTTTGCCCCTTTACCTGCTGTTTTTATGCCTGGAAATTCCCCCTTTCCATAATCAATTTTAATTCTAAAACTCACTATTTCTGGTAAGTGATCAAGCACCATTCTGAACTGACTTAGAGAATCAAAGTTTATTGTTATATTCTTATCAATTGCAAATTTTAATTCTTCTATAGTTACATTATTTGGTGTAAAAGATATATTATCAGGAGATACCCCACTCAGCAGAGCTATTTTTATTTCATTTACTGACGATGCATCCATTCCACATCCCTCAGATGAAAGAATGGAAATCAGTGAGGGATTGAAATTTGATTTTATTGCAAAATCTATGGACACATTTTTGAAATATTTATTAAAAGCATCTTTAATTTTTCTATAATTGCCACGTAAAATATTCTCAGAATAGATAATAAAAGGCGTTCCATAATCTTTTGCTACCTCTACAATGTCATTACCATACCAAAATAAATTCCCATCTATTATTTCCGTATAACGTGGCAGGATTTCATCCATTTTATGTCATTTTACCTAGGTTATTTAAGGTATCGAGTACGAACCTATCTTCGCCACTAATCTGATACACATGCATGTTAAAATGGATATCGAAAATTGTACCTTGCAATTCAAACCGTAAGTTGCTTATTTGTAGTTTATAGTTTAAATTACTATAATGCTTTTCCCACCCATGTTTTATAATTTTGAGTGAATCATTCTTTTCATCTTTAGGTACCGATGTTCAAGAATTATTTGAGTTATATCAGCTTCAGGGATTGCATATTCGAATCCGTGGAAAATGCCATCATATACGTGAAGGTCTACTCTTCCGTTGGAATTTATAAGTTTTCTAGCAAAGTCAACTGATTCATCTCTAAAAACCTCGTCGAATCCTACCTCAATATAAGTTTCTGGAAAACCTTCTAAATCGGTTGCTATGGATGGAGAGGCAAATTCAGATATCTCTTTTTCTGAGCCAAGATATCCTCTCCATCCCATTCTGTTATAGTACGTTGGCCAGAAAGGCCAGCTACCATCATACTGAGCACTGGAAAGAGTTGTATTCCTGTGATCTAGCATTGGTGCCATAAGGAATAGGTTCCTTATTTGTGGGCCATTTTCTCTAATTGAGCGCAAAACAACTGAAGCAGCAAGGCCACCGCCAGCACTTTCTCCCATTATGCTTAACATTTCCGAATTAATTCCAAGACTTTCGGCAAGAGCTGAACAGTACTGGAACCCGTAATAACAGTCATTCAATGGGATTGGAAATTTAAATTCTGGTGCAAGTCTATATTCTATGTCAAAAATTTTACATCCCAATTTAAGCGATATGGAAGCCAGCCTATTTATTTCCTCATCTATTCCTCCTACAAGTAAACCTCCTCCATGGATATGAAAAATACATGGGAGTAAATCTTTCGATCCTGACGGTGAGTAGAGCTTCGCTCTTATGTGCGTTCTATGAAATGATTCGTTAATTTCTGCAACTTCAATTCCTGGGATATCAAGCGAATCTGATGTGACACCGGCGGATTTTCTTGCATTAAGTAGATTTTGCTTAAATTGAATAACCCTATCTTCTACATTGGAAATTCTATTCAACTTCTCAATGTTGTTTCGAACAAGCAAAGACCTTCTAGCTGCCTCTTCTCTTACTTCCATCACAAGATTACTAACACGTGAATGGATTTCACTTGCTCCCATCAGGGGTCTAATACATGTTGTGTAAATAATTGTTTTTATCAATACCTTATGATCAGTTTTCAGATCTGTTTACATTTTAGTAAATCAAATCTCCTGAAATATTTATTTTCTAAATTCATAAACAGTCACAAATTCCTCTATGAGATATAAAAATGGATTAATATTGCCGATTTCCTTTGATACGAATAGAACATAACTTTTTGGCCTGAATTTAATAAATATTAAGTCGAAAATTGCCGTAAAACCTGGAAAAGTCGTTTGAAGGATCTCAGTTCGATGACCTTACTTTATTATTAATGTTAATATGGCAGAAATGGCTGCAGTATTCTATGATAAATAATATTATTATGTTATTCCAGATACAAACCAATGTCCTTTAACCTCGGGATTGAAAATCTTGGAAAAAATAGAATAAATGAGAATGTGGCCTTATTAACTAATGCCAGTGGAGTAACTCAGAATTTAGAGCAAAACGTTGAATTTCTAATAAGAAAAGGGTTCAGAATTAGAAGGATTTTTACAGCGGAACATGGTTTTTATGGAACACTAAACGATGGGGATGATGTTAAAAATGAGACATATAACGGGATAGATGTTGTATCCATTTATTCTGCAGATAGAAAGTCCATAAAACCGGAAGAGCTGGAAGATGTTGATACAGTGATATATGATTTACAGGATGCTGGCACAAGACCATATACATTTATCTCTTCGCTAAAAAACCTATTAATCACAGCCTCGGAGCTTGGAAAAAAGGTTGTTGTGTGCGATAGACCCAATCCCCTTTCCAACATTGTAGATGGACCTGTGTTAAAGAAGGAGTTTGTTTCATTTGTTGGAGCGGACGAATTTCCACTAAGATACGGAATGACCATAGGTGAATTAGCTCAATTCATGAATAGAAATATTGGTGCAGATCTGAATATTTCAAAGATGACAGATTACGATCCGTCAAGATATTATGACAATTACATGAAATATTACGTCCCACCATCACTGAACCTAAATTCTCTAGACTCAATGTTTAACTTTTCAGGAATGGTATTAATGGAGGCAGCTAATGTTAGCGTTGGTAGAGGCACTCCATACCCATTTATGCAGTTTGGATTGGAAGATCCAGTAGATCTTAGATCTGATGAGTTCGAAGGTGTCATTCTGAGAAAAACTTCCTTTATATCATTGCTAAATCCGCTTAAAGAAAAGAAACTAATAGGATATTTCATTCATATAAAGGATAAAAAGAGTTACAGTAGCATAAGGATGGTAGCCACTATCATGAAAAAACTCTATAACATGGATAAAAATCTAATTAATTTAAAAAAGCTGAATCTTAATTACGGATCTGATGAGATGTCAAAATGGCTTGAGAAAAATGAGATAGTCACAGATCTTTATGAAAAAATTAATTCAGAAATCTCCGAATTCATGAAAATCAGGAAAGATTACTCACTTTACAGGTTTCCTAATTAATGAACCATAATCTTTATTTTACATTCTTACATAGTTTTTTGTTTTGATCTCAATCAACCATAGATTCCATCAGTTCAATATAAGGTTCTGATTCGCTTATTCTTACCTTCAGGTTAAGAGGTATTAGCATCTGTTCATTTCCATGCCCAAAAGGTGCCATGGCTAGAGATGGTTTTGAATATTTTACCATGTATTCCCTTATTACATCTTCTATTGATGGTTTTCCTTCTCCTGAGGTTGACCTATTCTTAAATTCCCCAAATACAAATCCTGCAAGTTGATTAATCGTGCCATTGAGTATCATTATGTCCAGATATCTTTCTATGTCTACTGATCTTTCATTTGTATCCTCACAGAATAACACTTTATCAGTAAACTCCGGCATATAGGGTGTTCCAGTTAGAGATGAAAAGACTGACATGTTGGTTCCCATGGACCTTCCCTGGGCACTTCCTCCAACCACATACTTTACCAGTCTTTTTATATATGGCTTTAGGTCTGACAGTTCTCCTCTAAATATCTTAAACATTGTTTCCAGTTTTTCCCCTCGAAATTCTTCAGTGTCTGTGTCTGGCATAGGACCGTGAAATGTGACTAACCCAGAAATCTTATTTATGGCCATATGAAGATTTGTAATATCACTGTACCCCATGAATATCTTTGGATTATCTCTTATTACATCAAAATCTAGAAATGGTAAAATCTGCCTTGCTCCATGGCCACCTCTTGCACAGAATATTGCCTTTACCTTATGGTCCCTAAAAGCATCCATCAATTCTTTAGCACGCAACTCTGGATTTGCTGAATGATAAGTTTCCTGATTGAGCTTTTTCACGTTGATACCATATGTTACCTTATACCCAATTCTGGTTATTTCCTCAACTGATTGGTTTAAGGATATAATTTCAGGGTAACTTGACGGGGCTATTATTCTTATTTCATCCCCTATGTTCAGTCTAGCAGGCTTTATTACCTCTTTCCGTTCTCTGTAATTTTCAGAACTTCCTGTCATTTCATTCAGTTTGTAATATGGACTCCATATAATAAATTTTTAAGTATCAAATATAAATTTTAGACTAATAGCTTGTGGAAATGGTTGGGATAATTTCAGAAACAGACACAGGTATCCAAGGAATCTTAACCAATAAAATTAATGTGAAAATTGAAAATAAATATTTGGGTAAATGTTGAAATATAAAAGAAAAGATTTGTGATGCCAGAGATCTTTATCTGACATATTCATTTTAAAAATTAGTTTTTAGGTATTTTCGGTTTTCTTATGAGATAAACACCTGCAACCGCAACAATAACTATCACAACTGCTATTATGGCAATTATCTCATAGAGGTAGTTGCTGCTTGATGGTTTTACAACTTTTTCAGTTACGGTGTAATTGACGAAGGAGTATGCAGGTACGACAGAGCTATTTGATGTGCTTGCCTTGGCAACAATGCTTTCATTTGCCGTGACATAAGACCCGCTTCCTGAACTTGCATCCCCTACCGTAAATGTGAATACCGCAACACCAGCGCTATTTGTTGTCAGGTTATATCCACTGATTCCAACATTTACACCGGAAAGACTATATGATGTGATGTTAACATATGCTCCAGGTACCGCGGTTCCATTTTCGGTCACTGTGAATGTTATTTTACCTGTTTGACCTGACGTGTAACTGGTACTTCCCAAGTTATATGACATAACCAGAGATGGATTTATTACGAATACATTGTTGTATGCGTATCCCGCGCCTGTTTGGTTCTGGTTTCCCACAGATGCGACTGCAGTTATGTTAATCTCCTGATAATAAAGAGACATGGGATTTCCAGATGAACCATATGTTGTCATTAAGTTTGAAAGTGTCTTAGGAATTGTGAATGTGAAATTTGCACTGTTTCCAGTAGATGTGTTAAAAGTGAATGCACTGCTTGTAACACTTCCGGGTATTCCCGACATTACCACGGTTATGTTTGCATCTTTTACCTTTGTTCCAGTGCTATTAGTTACAGTGTACATGTATTTACCGCTGCTTCCTGCAGATAGATGGGTTTTGCCTGAATAAGTAGATGTAACTCTTAGATTATTCTTTTCGTTTGTGTTTATCAACTCTATGTTAAGATATGTTGATGTTGTAATTGTATGAATATCCTTAGTGGGTGGATTTACTGTTGCAGAAATGTTAACCTCTTCATCTGGCAGGTTTATTATGTTTCCGCTGCTTGATGTTGTTTGCAACAAAAGGTTGAGATTTTTGAATACTTCATACTTCCAAGTTGCTTGACCAGCTGAGTTTGTAGTAAGCTGGTTGGATGTTGTGTTGATCAACCCTTTTGCTATGGATGATACAGATACTCCAACTGTGGCACCCTGAACCGGTAAACCAGTTGTCTTATTAAGAACTGTGTATGTTATACTTCCACTATCTCCCTGCTTTTCTACGAGAGCTCCTGTTAATTTCTCTTGTACCTGCATGTTATACTTATAGCTTACGGAAGTTGTTGTCTTGGCCTTGTTTACCTCCATAAGTGTGAAATAAAGGCTGAATAGAGAATTCGAGTTCTCTGTGGTAAAGTTAGAGAACTGGTTTGTTTGGAATGCATCTATCGTTGTTGTATATCCAAGGTTGATTAGAGTTGCTTCTTCTATGATTAATGTCTGAATCTCCTTTGAAATATGAATTGCCTGCTGATATGAGTCCGACTGCAACAATTCATTTGATAGGTTGGTTAGAAGAGTGGTCACCTGTTGACCGGAAAGATGTTTCCCATTAAAGTTCAACGATGTATATGGTCCTAGAGTACAACCTACACTGAAATAAGCTGGGGCATCATTTATGAATAATGCGCATAGGTCTGCTGGATCTCCAGATTCTGTTCCCTGTCCATATTCTGCCATCTGATAGAAATTTCCTTTACCAGTGATGGTTTCGTATATGTTGTTAAACATTGTTGTGTAGGCTTCTTCTTTTATCACCGTCGTTATACCAAGGGCTGCGAATGAGGTTGACATTTCATTTGCAATTTCAGCAGCGCAAGGTGTCTCACTTCCTGGAGCTATCTGTATTTGAATTGTTACCTTCTTACCGTTATATGTCAGCGTTCCAGAATTGTTAGCCATTCCAGGTATGGCACTAATCATTGATTTGGCTTTCTGCATATTATAAGTATACTGCGGGCTTGATGAATTGTACCAGAGCACATTGCATGGAGGTACGGTATTTGAAGATGGTGTTAAGAGTCCATCATATACTGTTCCATCTATTGTTTGGTATGGAGTTGCATAGCTCAATGCCTGTCTGAAGGTAGTAATGTTAAGAGGCGTTTCGTTTTCATTTATTCTAACTGCACAGAAAACCTGAGATGGCTTAATATAAATATATGCTCCTGGAGTTCCCTTAACCAGTGACAGGAAAGATGGTGTTACTGGTAGAAGATCCAGTTGTCCTTTGGTGAAGGCTGCTACCATTGAAGACTGAGAAGAATAGTATGGTTGATAGAATTCATATATCTTTGGAGAGTACTGTCTTAGGCCACTGCTCGCGTTGGCGTACTGTGCAAAGAAATGTGGATTTACATAAAACTTATCATATTGGTTTGGTACAATGCCACCTTGAGGCATACCGTATCCATTAACGACCATAAATGGTCCGTCTCCGACCAATCCTGGAGCAGAACCAGTTGCGGTGTTCCATCCTAGATCCCAGCCATAATATCCATTTCCAGAAGACATTCCTGGAGTGTAATTGAATAATCCTTTAACACTCGTAAAGTCGTGATGTACCCAGATATTATATGGAAGAATATATGATTGCAGGGAGCTTGATTGAATTAACAGTGTTGGTTTTGGTACAAATACCTTTACTGAAAGATTTCCATTAGGAATTACATTAACTACTCCTGGCCATCCACCAAGGGCAGCCTCAAGCCTCCAGCTCAGAACTACATCCCCAGACTGCAGATAATATTTCTTCATTACAGTCGGTGCATAGCTCGTGTATGTGTGCGTGAATGATACTCCTGTTGAATTTCTATAATCTACCTTGTTCGAAAATGTATATGTTTGCGAAGCATTTGCCTTTGACCAGTCTGTCCACTGTGCATATGGTCTCAGATATATTGTGTACACATATGAGTAATTCGTCATTTTGCCAGTTTCAATGTCAAAGGTTTTATTGTTTGACGTAACGTGTGTCAATGTGTAGTTTGTGGCAAGCCATGGTTCTATTTGCCCATCAGGCATTGTTTTGTAAAGACTCCCGTATACCAATTTGGCAATGAATAAATCGCCAAAAGTAATTCCGGTAAATGTATTCAGATCACCTATGGTACAGTCGAGACCACAAGTAAATGTTCCATTAGTGTAACCGGGCTCTTCCATTGTAGTTGTTGGCATTTGCCATGCTGTTGATGATGAACCATCAGGCTGTACATTCAAATAACTACTCTGACTAATACCAGTATTTGTAGATGATGTATTAATTGGTAAATTAGTTCCAAAGACGAAAAACGCGGAACCTACCATTAATAATACCATAAATACTGATAAAACAATTTTTTATTTATCATTAGTGTCGAATCTGATCTCTTATTAATAAACATTTCTATAATTTTTTTTCCGATATAAAAGTTTTAATAATAAAAAGTAATCCCCTACCGTGTTTTTGACAATAACACATATTTTCTGATTGTCATTATCAAATTATTTAAATGTTCTTAAACTAAAAATTTAATTGATCTGATTTATTTCTTGTATCACTTATTGAGGTTCAAAAATTTAATTATCAGATTCCCATTTCTCACCATGAAAATACATAGAGAAAGTGTGACTTCTTTTTGCTTTCTGGATTCAGAGGGTAAGATTGTATTATCAAAAAACGAAAATTTACCAGTAATTCCTGCTTCAAATATGAAATTGGTCACCTCCCTTTGTGCACTGGAGTCCCTAGGAACGGATTATATATTTACCACAAGTTTTTCTTCAGATAAAGATGATTTACACATTGATGGTGACCCATCTTTCTTTTTAAATATAGGTGAATGCAGGAGAATCATTAAAGAATTAAAAATTGAAAAGGTAAACAACATTTATCTTGAAAAACCAAGAATCGATAGAGAGTTTTACAATGGTGATTGGGTTTATGGTGATTCCAAGTACAGTTATCAGCCAAGAATATCTAATTTTTTTATTGGTGAGAATTGCAAAATTAAAAGTGGTTTCAAATTTGACAATAATGATTTCAACTATATTCATCAGAACGAGCAATTATTTCAACCAGTTAAAAACCCAGATAAACATTTAGTAGAAGCTTTTTCAGAGGAAAAAAATCTGAGGACAATAAGGAAAAGTTTGTCTTCTAATAATAATTTTGAAAAAGTTATTTCCCACAGTGCGAATATAAGAGATGTTCTAAGACATATTCTCTTCGAAAGCTGTAATTTTTATGCTGAAGTTATATTCAAGTATCTTTCAAGTAGCGAAAAATCGCTGGGCACATGGGAAAATTCTTCTAAATTTGTAATGGATTATATTTCCAGGATAAATGGATCTGAAAATGTAAGGATTAAAGATGGATCTGGACTGAGTAGAGAGAATTTCGTAACCACAGGATTTCTTTCTAACATGCTTTTATATGCTAAGAAAAATTTTGGAAACACCTTTATAGAACTAATGCCAACAATAGGTCAGGGAACACTGAGGAAACGCCTTATTTCTCTTGAAAAAAATGGAATTTATGCAAAAACTGGAACACTATCTGGAGTCTCTGCTCTTAGCGGATATATAAGTTCAATGGATACTTTTTTCTCTATAATTATTAATAATAGTCTTGATGAAGGATCAGTTAGGCAGATGGAAATAGACAGGATTCTATCGGAATTTATTGACAAATATAAATAGAGAAACTATTTTTCAAATTGTTTGATTTACCACATATAGGCTGAATGATTTTACAGTAATAATGACATTATCTGAAATTTTCTTGTAATTCTGAAACCAAACCTTCCATATAGATGTGAAGCCTTTTCTGTAGTCCATAAAAAGTATGCATGTCTAATTCCATTTGATTTCATGTTTATTAGTGTAGCCGTCAGAAGCTTGCCTCCTATTCCCATTGAACGGTAATCCTCCAGAACCTCAAAACATCCGAACCTCTCGCCTGGAGATGATTCAAATGGCCCTTCTCCACTTGCATACATGGAATAACCAACAATTTTATTATTTACTATAGCAATGGTGATCTGATCTAAACTTCCGTGCTTTATTACCCCATCGACTCTAAGGTAGCAATCATAGGGAAAGTTACTTCTTACCATTTTTAGGAGTTCTTCTGTTTCTTCAATTTTTAGATTTCTGATTTCTGCTTTGCCTCCTTCTTTTTGAATATATTGGTGTTCCCCTATCTCTGCTTCCATTGCTAAAGCCTCTGATTCTGCAGTGAAACCTACTTCGACAAGCGAATCGTATAGATCTGAATATTTCTCTCTATCAATGCCAGGAAAGAAATACCCCGGTGAAAAATTGGAATAAAATATACGCTGTACTCCAACCTTTTTGGCCTGTTCTATCTGTTTTTTTAGAAGTTTTATAAGATCATCTTTCTTTGTATACCCGGCAGCAAAGATCCATGCTTTCTTTTCTGTATCTTCATCTATACCATTTCTTGCACACAAGAGTGAGAATGCCCCCTCGTTTACCTGCTCACCTATTGGAACCACGTACTCATTTCTAAAATATTTCCTTTCCAGTTGAAATTGAGATGTTGGATCGAATTTATAAAACTCATTCCAGATTTCCAGAATTTTTTCCCTTTCTGTGATCTTGATCATATGTTTTGGTATTCGAAAGTGATTTAACTAGATTTTCCAAGCTTTAAGATCCTTTTTTTATAACTAATATTTTCGGACAGATTGCATTTGGTATATTACCATTCAAAGAAGAGAATATTTTTAATTTGACTTATTTTAAAATTAGAGCTTAGACTCTTAACTTATTATGATATAAAAGCATTAAAGATGGGATTTGAATATTTATAAAGACCATCAAGATATAGCTTGAATGTGTCGCATGTTTTGTTTATCTGGAGATTTCTCTAAAGAATATAAAAAAATACTGGACTCCTTTATTGAGGTCACACGAAACGATCCTCTCTCCGTAAACAGTGATGGTAGTTTAACATCACATGATCATGGATACGGATATGTAAGATACGATAGTTCTTCACTGGATTTTTTTAGATCACGAACTCCGGTGTTTGAATCTAATATTCCAGACTTCAGGTCAGGTCAGTTTATTATGCACGCCAGAAAAGCTGCCCCTGATGAACCAATTGGAACTCTAGAGAGTCATCCCCACTATGAAGTTGATGAAGATTATGAAGTATTTCTAGCGCACAATGGATGGTTTGATAAGAAAAAAATTGCGGTAGAGCTTGGTATTGAAAACTTTACGAGATATGTTGATAGTCAATTATTTCTCAAATATATCCTTTCATTCAATGGAGAATTTAGAACTCGTTTGGAGAAAACAATATCCCTTGCAAAAGAGAAGGATTTGATCAGGGCAACCGCCAATTTGATGATTCTTTCAATAGATCGCAATACGCGAAATTCCAAGTTGTATTACTATACAGATGTAAAAGAAGGTAGTGAGTATAGTGATTATGTGAAGTTGTATCACGGAAATACAGACCTGTGGAATGGAGTTTTTTCTTCCAGTATTATAAAGTCCATTTCCTTCCCTAAAAATGTTACTATGAAAGAGGTGAGGAGAGGCGTTTTAAATGAGCTCTAATTTTTCTTTTTTTGTGAACTAATCTAAGAACGATGATAATATTTTAATATGTTTTGTTTTTATAATAAATAGGCTAAATATTAACTTTCGAAATTTTACTTTCTCTAAAAATTGGCTAAAAATAATCCATAGACAAGAAATAGTAATTATTTTTTAAACCAGTTGACTAAAACTAATACGTAGTTTCAATTACTAGAGAGAATAGTTAGCGTGGTGATAAATTTTGGAACTGAGTTTGGAATTTAGATCGTTGAATGAGATCGAAAGTCTAGTAAAAAGTAATGCAATTTCCCCATGCACGGTTTTAGAAAGACTCATGGAGAGAATTCACAAACTGGACACAAAACTCAAAAGTTACACAAGATTGAATTTAAATTCCCTTGAAGAATGCGCAAAAAGAGCGAAGTCGTCGGAAAATGTAATACCAGTTTCAGTCAAAGATTTATTTGATACAAAAAATATTGAAACAAATTATGGATCAACGATTTATAGAGATCATTTTCCTTCCAAAGATTCCTCGGTTGTAGCAAATATCAAGAAAAGAAATGGTATAGTTATAGGTAAAACTGTGACTCACGAGTTTGCCCTTGGAATAATTTCTTCACCAACTAAAAACCCATGGGATTTGAGAAGAATTCCTGGAGGTTCTAGTGGAGGGTCTGCTGCGGCTGTAGCAGCCGGATTGTCGGTATT contains:
- a CDS encoding YdcF family protein — translated: MNVANVVILLGCRSSGCSPTEELKGRVKETVNLYRSLKEKAVIIPSGGVSEDGCGLSEAEFMLRELLKYNIPRERIFLEEKAKTTIGNAFFSKLLIESNNIEYEMIHIVSSCYHMDRSELIFKSIFSTENIGKGYCFGHVQERESEIDKLKRDSSILEKMKGKSAEYIENTFREYL
- the lysA gene encoding diaminopimelate decarboxylase — its product is MDEILPRYTEIIDGNLFWYGNDIVEVAKDYGTPFIIYSENILRGNYRKIKDAFNKYFKNVSIDFAIKSNFNPSLISILSSEGCGMDASSVNEIKIALLSGVSPDNISFTPNNVTIEELKFAIDKNITINFDSLSQFRMVLDHLPEIVSFRIKIDYGKGEFPGIKTAGKGAKFGEIPELALQGYREAKEKGCRMFGIHVMAGSNVRNADHFKLVAQKILEVVKNFEEELGIEFEFVDMGGGFGVPYRPEEDELDVMDTAKNIADVFKAFYTEKGREIPRLVIEPGRYISSNSGLLVGKITDVKRQESNFTGTDIGMNILMRPALYGAYHHILIANRMNEERKFKTDVTGQICENTDRIGKDVMLQEPQIGDIVAVFNCGAYTMSMASNYNGRLLPMELLISDGKLITIREKDNFQDIVRHTKFYESAKTLKD
- a CDS encoding alpha/beta hydrolase, encoding MGASEIHSRVSNLVMEVREEAARRSLLVRNNIEKLNRISNVEDRVIQFKQNLLNARKSAGVTSDSLDIPGIEVAEINESFHRTHIRAKLYSPSGSKDLLPCIFHIHGGGLLVGGIDEEINRLASISLKLGCKIFDIEYRLAPEFKFPIPLNDCYYGFQYCSALAESLGINSEMLSIMGESAGGGLAASVVLRSIRENGPQIRNLFLMAPMLDHRNTTLSSAQYDGSWPFWPTYYNRMGWRGYLGSEKEISEFASPSIATDLEGFPETYIEVGFDEVFRDESVDFARKLINSNGRVDLHVYDGIFHGFEYAIPEADITQIILEHRYLKMKRMIHSKL
- a CDS encoding DUF1343 domain-containing protein, with product MSFNLGIENLGKNRINENVALLTNASGVTQNLEQNVEFLIRKGFRIRRIFTAEHGFYGTLNDGDDVKNETYNGIDVVSIYSADRKSIKPEELEDVDTVIYDLQDAGTRPYTFISSLKNLLITASELGKKVVVCDRPNPLSNIVDGPVLKKEFVSFVGADEFPLRYGMTIGELAQFMNRNIGADLNISKMTDYDPSRYYDNYMKYYVPPSLNLNSLDSMFNFSGMVLMEAANVSVGRGTPYPFMQFGLEDPVDLRSDEFEGVILRKTSFISLLNPLKEKKLIGYFIHIKDKKSYSSIRMVATIMKKLYNMDKNLINLKKLNLNYGSDEMSKWLEKNEIVTDLYEKINSEISEFMKIRKDYSLYRFPN
- a CDS encoding S66 peptidase family protein, coding for MTGSSENYRERKEVIKPARLNIGDEIRIIAPSSYPEIISLNQSVEEITRIGYKVTYGINVKKLNQETYHSANPELRAKELMDAFRDHKVKAIFCARGGHGARQILPFLDFDVIRDNPKIFMGYSDITNLHMAINKISGLVTFHGPMPDTDTEEFRGEKLETMFKIFRGELSDLKPYIKRLVKYVVGGSAQGRSMGTNMSVFSSLTGTPYMPEFTDKVLFCEDTNERSVDIERYLDIMILNGTINQLAGFVFGEFKNRSTSGEGKPSIEDVIREYMVKYSKPSLAMAPFGHGNEQMLIPLNLKVRISESEPYIELMESMVD